GGCCGCTGATAGAGGCCGTGGAAGAAAAGGGAAAGGAACTGGGCTACTCCGTCAGGGACGTACGCTTTAAGGCCGGAACGAGGTGGAGGCACAGCCTGATCCTCAAGGCTTAGGGACTCGGACCGTGGGCGTCTCATCACTCACGCCGGAATCAGAGGAGGTGCTTTCTCCTCATCGTCCCTACTTCATATCCTCCACGTAGAGGAAGAGCGCCTTGAGGTACTCCGTGTCCTTCGAGGCCATGAGTATCGGGTGGTCCGGCGCCTGAGTCCTGTAGGGCTCGAGGAGCTTGAGGAACTTCCCGGCCTTGGCAGCGGCCGCAATGACCATGTCCTTGAAGGCCTGCATGTCCACGTGCTGGGAGCAGGAGGCCGTAACGAGGATTCCACCCTCCTTCACCAGCTGTAAGCCGGCGTAGTTCACGTTGAAGTAAGCGCGAAGACCACGCTTTAGGTCCTTCTCGTGCTGGACGAATGCGGGCGGGTCGAGGATAACGATGTCAAACTTCTCGCCCCTCTTTATCATCTCCTCCATTACCGGGAAGGCCGAACCCACTATGTACTTCATCTTGTCCTCAACACCGTTGAGCTTGGCGTTCTCCTTCACCATGTTGATTGCCCAGGGGGATTTGTCTACAGCCACCACCTCGTCGGCTCCAGCGACGGCGGCATGTATCGCGAAGCCGCCGGTGTAGGTGAAGACATCGAGAACCCTCATTCCCGGCTTGACGTACTTCTCAAGGGCTATTCTGTTCTCCCTCTGGTCGAGGAAGAAGCCCGTCTTCTGTCCCCGCATATCCACGATGAACTTGGCCTTTCCTTCCTCGATTACCGTCCGGTACTTCTCCTTACCGAGGAGGACGCGCTCTATCTCTGGCAAACCTTCCCTCCTCCTCGAGCGCCCGGTGTTCTTCTCGAAGACTGTCTCTATCTCCGGCTCTGCCTCCATTATAGCCTCGGCCAAATCGAGCTTGAAGCGCTCCATTCCAACGCTCGAAATCTGAATCGAGGCAATCTCATTGAAGCGATCCACTATGAGACCCGGCAGGTAGTCGGCCTCGCCGTAGACCATGCGGTAGGCTTTGTCGTAGCCGAGAACCTTCTTGCGGTACTCGTTGGCCTTCCTAATCCTCTCGCGAAAGAGCTCCTTGTTTATCTCCGTCCCGCGGTCCTTGGTTACTAGGCGAACCATTATGTTGGAGTTGGGATTGACAAAGCCCTTTCCTAGAAACTTCCCACCCCTAGTGTAGACTTCGACTACATCTCCGGGCTCGAAGTTACCTTCCGTTCTCACGACGCCCTTTTTGAATACGATCATCGCACCCTTTCCTATGGCTCTCGCGGCCTGAGCATCTACTATCACCCTCGCCATTCTCACCACCGGTGGAAGTTCGGCGATAGGTATATAACCCTTAGCGTCCTATATTATGCCGGTGATTCTATGCACTTCGAGGTAGTGAAGGAGTTTCTTGAGGATATAGGGGCGGACTGGATAGAGATTGACGGCGAAATCCACCTGGAGCCGGAGGTCTTCTATGAGGTCTGGAAGTACGTCGGACAGCCGGAGCTTGAAACATACACCGTCGAGGACGAGGTCGTCGAGCCTGGTTCTTACGATCCGCCCGAGATGAAGTACACTGAAATGAAGACGATGAAGGTCAAGAAGGCGTACTTCACCACGCTTGACGGCAAGAGGATCGTCACCGACTACGCGGAGCTCCAGAAGATCATGAAGGAGAGGTTCGTCTGATCTCCCCTTCTTATCCGATTATTATCTGAAGCATGAGAACCCCCATGCAGTTGGTTCTCTTCACGCCCAGGGCTGACGCCAGGAGGCCGACCATGGAAGCCCCCAGAAGCACCAAAAGGCCCAGCGGACCATCAAATACCAACGAGAGCACCAAAAGGAAAGCCAGAACCCCAATGTTCAAACCCCTGTAGGGAATCCTCCCAATAACCCTCATCACCAGGCCAGCCAGGAACTCACCGTAGAGCAGAACGGCTATGGAGACGAAGAGGGCGGTAAGGAGGTAGAAGATTATGGCTTCTTGCGGTAAGGGGGACATCAGCGCCACAATGCCGTTTCTCCTCCTTCCCGTGGCAAGGAAGTTGGTGAAGGAGAAGAGAAAGTTGGCCGTGTTCACCGAGAAGACCACCGTCAGGAAGGAGCGCTCGTCCTTCGAAAGGAGAGAACCGATGAGGGCCGCCTGGGAGGCTGTGAAGGCAGGAACCAGCGAGGCTACCATGCCCAGCGCCGTTCCCAGGGCAGAAAACCCCAGGAAGTGGCCTTTATCCAGGTGAACCTCCCCGTCTCCGGCCTCTATCTGGCGCGTCCTTCCCTCCAAAGCCGAAAGCAGGATAACGGGAACTCCAAACAGCCCCGTGAAGAGGTGGTAGAGGGGCTGAGAGAGACCGAGCCGGAAGGTCAGCATTCCAAGAATCCCGGAGAGAAAGAACACGAGAAGGGCGGAAAGCTTCTTCAGTCCGGGCTCCGTCATCACCAGAAAAACCACGAGCAGAAAAACGAGGAAGCGGCCGGCGTCCGGGCGATACAGCGGCGCGAGATGGAGGTACAGGGGCATCGCGGGAATCGTCATCATAACTGCCAGAAAGCTCGCCCAGAGGGCTATCCTCACCACCTCCATCGCCCTCCCGCCGAGCACGAGCCTGTGGGCAGGCAACACAGCCAGCGAGGTCCCCTCATCAGGAACCCCAAGAAAGGCCGAGGGAACCACATCGAGGAAGGTGTGGGTCAGGCCCATGACGAAGAGGACGAGGTTGTCGCGGATCCCGGCGTTCGAAAGGAATGCCGCCAGGGTATTGACGTGGATTCCGGGCGAAATCCCGCTGAGCGTTCCACCAGCCATACCAGTCAGCAGTTCCCGGAGCACACGTCATCACCCGACTCGATCTCAAAGGCCGGCATGCCGCGATATGTCGTGAAGAAGCCGTAGGCAGTGACTGTTTCGTTTTCTTGAAGGGTTATCCCCAGAGACTTCCTCAGCTTGAGAAGCACCCAGCAATTGCCGTCCGTCACGTTGGCCAGGCCGAAGCCGTTTCTGTAAACCTTAACCCATGAGACGTTTCCACTTATTCTGGCGAAGCTTCCCTCGGAGAAGTTACAGATGGAGTTCGGAAGCAGTTCTCTCGGCCTTATCACCGTGCAGTTGAGGCAGAGCAGTGAGGAGGGCCTCCTCAAGGCCTCGACGCGGAGCGAATCTCCAACCCTCGCGGAGAAACCGTAGAGTCTCAGGTCGGCGCAGTCGAGTTTGAGAGAGCGGCCGGTTCCGAGGACTGTACAATTCCCGACGACAATCTGACCAACCCCAGCGCTGGAGACGGGCGCTCTGTCTGCCAGACCAAGAATCTCAACGTCCTCCCTGGAGTCCACGAGGAGGGTAAGCCTGGAGTAGAACCTCGCCACTCCGAGAACCCGGACTCTCTGGCCCGGCTCAAGCTCCAGGCCGTAGGGAGGGTAAACGACTATCTCCTCACTCCCGTTCCAGAGGATCGTATTCCTCCCGGAGTAGAGAATCACTCCCTCCACCAGCCAGGGCACTCCGTCCAAGGGCTTCTTAGGCATTCCCAGACGGCGATGCCTCACGGGATAGAATCGGCCCCCATAGAACAGCCCCTCCACCTCCACGAGCTCGCCCTTGGAAACGTTGAGGGTGAAGGCAAGCCTGATCCTCTCGGGCGTCAGGAGGTAGTAACCGCGGGAGGGCCAGTACGCGCCAGTTATAGATTCGAGGGGAAAGTCAGGCTCGGCCGGTTCAATCCGCTCCGGACGAATCCTCTCACCGCCGGTTGTGTTGAAGGGTACACCAGTAATCCGATAGACTTTGCCCACTTCCAGGGAGGCGTAAACACCGATGGCCCTCTCACCGTTGGTGAGGAGAGAAAAGCCAGCCCCGGAGCGGACGCACAGTCCAGTAAATGCGCGAGATTCAATCCGGTCGTTACCAATGAAGTCCAGTAACATAAAAACTAGGATCAATCCCAAAGATAGAACCATCACAAATTTTTTGCTTCGAACCATGTTAATAAGTAAGACCGGATCCTTAAAAACTTTACTTATTTGGAGAGTGACGTGCCCCCAGCACCATTAGAAAGAGAAGACTTCCACCCCCAAACCGTTCCCTTCAGGGCCAACAGACCCCAAAGGTTATCCTTCTGAGAACACCTAAAACTTGCCTGCCAATGGCGAGGAGGTCAAAAAAGAATCAGTAAACTTCCCCGCTTGGATAGACCACCACGCCCTCCTCGTTTATCTCGAAGGGGTACTTCTTCATTGAGTGCTTCGTCTCCCTCATCTTCCTTATCAGGAGGTAGCGCTTCAGCTCGACTTCTTTCTCAATGAAGTCAAGGAGAATGACTCCCCTGGCGATGTATTCCTCTATGCCATACCTGCTTATCCTGCCCCTGCCGGGCTCCGGGGCCTCGGTGGTGAGTATCGAGGTGACGCCCATCTCGAGGAGGATAGTGTTGAGCTGAAGGAGAACCTCCCTTATCTCGTTCTCCTTCCTGAGCCTGAAGGCTATCGACGGTATCGAATCGATGACCAGCCTCTTCGCGTCTATGGCCTTGACAACACGGTAGATGTAGCGGAGGAAGTCCTCGGCGTTGAGGTTGCCCTCTAGGACGTACTGTTCCTCGGAGGGGAGACCGACCACGGCACTAACTCCATCGATGATGGCGAGCTTCCCCTCCTTCTCGTACTTTTCGAGATCCCAGCCGAAGGCGAGCATCTCCCTCCTGAGGTCCTGGGCCCTCTCTTCAAGGGTGACTATCACACCAGGTTCACCGTACAGCTCGGCACCTTTGTAGACGAACTGAACGCCAAAAGTAGTCTTTCCACTTCCCGTGGGGCCGGTAACAAGAACCGTTGTACCGCTGGGAAAGCCACCCTCGATTAAATCGTCAAAGCCAGGAATGCCACTTTTCACTCTCTTAACGGTGTATTTCGTGATCATACGGACCACCCTTTGGAGTTCGTCACGAACCCGCTGTCTTTCCTGGTATAACCTGTGGCGTCAATGAGATATAAAACTTTTGGGAAATCTCGTGCTTTCGAACCGGAATTAAAATGTACCCGGGAGAGGGGCGCGAAAGTTCAAGGGACAACCAGATCTTTGAAACATCAAGCAACACCAAACGGGGAAAATCGTTTTATGCCCAAAGCCTTACCCATATCCGAGAGGTGAACCCATGCTTGATCCTTTCGGGCCAGAGGCGAGGAGGCTCATCGAAGACGAGTTTGATGGAGTGGAGGAACTGCTGGCGGTTATCCCCTCCTATGTGTCCATTGAAGCCGTGCTAGAGAGAGTAATGTGGATAAAGTCCAGGGAGATACCCAGGGAAGTTCTGGAGCTTGAAGGGATAAGGGACCTCTTCACCTTCTACGCCCTCTTGGGTGCACTTGCCTTCTCCCCCTACGGCCTGGAGATGGAGCTGGTCAAGGAAGCGAGCATAAGGCTCTACATGGAGAGGATACGAAAGGCCGGGAGGTTGGAGGGCACGGCCCTCCCCCTCAGCACCGTCGAAAGAGATGAGATTCCGGGGAGGGACCGGACGATACTCGAGAAGACTCACCACACCGAGCTGGGCCCGGAGGAGAGAAAACGACTGAAGCTGGAATACAAGATTCACCTATCGAAGTTCCTTGAACTGTGGGACGGCTCGCTGAGGGAGGTCTACATCAGGGGAGGCAACGCCTACCTTACCAGGGATCAGGCGATTGAGCTGTGGAGACGCTCCTTCGAGAGGAACTTTGAGAGAGCCGTGAACCTGCTCTACGAGATCAGGGACGAACTTCCGGATTATTACCTGCGGATCTACGAGAGGCTCGGCGAGTTGGCCCGAGAGCACTTCAAGGAGAGGCTCGAGAAGATGGGCCGTGCCGAGGCCCAGCCCCTGCGCTTCGACCTCTTCCCACCATGCGTTAAGATTGCGCTCGGAGGCGTGCCCGCGGGACTTAGAAACTACGCGATAACAGTCCTCCTGACCAGCTTCCTGAGCTACGCGCGCCTCTGCCCCAATCCGCCACGGAGGGACGTCAGGATAAGGGACTGCGTGAGCGACCTGAGCGTGCTGGAAAAGGAGATACTGCCAGTCATCATCGAGGCCGGCAACCGCTGCAAGCCGCCGCTCTTCGAGGACCAGCCTCACGAGATAAAGAACATCTGGTACCACCTGGGCTTCGGCTTGACCGACAGGCCGAGTCTCGAGGACAGCGGCAACTCCCCCTGGTACTTCCCCCCGAACTGCTCCAAGATAAAAGCCAACGCCCCGGAGCTGTGCCGGCCGGACAGGGACTGCAGGAACGTGAAGAACCCCCTGACCTACTACCTGAGGAAGCTCTACCTCGAGAGCAGGAAGAAGGGCAAAGGTGAAAGTGGAGAGACGGACGGTGAGAAAAATGGCTGAGCTCCTCAGAGAGGTCACCAGAGAGGAGAGAACACTCTATTACCGGAAGGAGTGGAGCGCGGAGAAACTGCCGGAGTTCATCGTGGAAAGCCTGGAAAAGAGAGAGTTTGGCTTCGACCACACGGGGGAGGGGCCGAGCGACAGGAAGAACGTCTTCCTCGACGTCCGCGACCTGGAGGACTACATCAGAACAACGGCGCCGTACGCAATCTATTCCTCCGTCGCCCTCTACAATGAGCCCGCGGAGATGGAGGGCTGGCTCGGAGCGGAGCTGGTCTTTGACATAGATGCCAAGGACCTGCCCCTGCGGAGGTGCAACCACGAGCACGGGAAGGTCTGCCCGATATGCCTGGAGGACGCGAAGGAGCTCGCCAGGGACACGCTGATTGTTCTGAAGGAGGACTTCGGGTTCGAGAAGGTCCACGTGGTTTACTCGGGGAGGGGTTACCACATTCGCGTCCTCGATGAGTGGGCCATGAAGCTTGACGGAAGGGCAAGGGAGAAGGTTCTGGCCTACGTGAGCGCGGCGGAGGAGGTAAGCTTTGACGACATAGGGAGTAGAAGGATAATGCTCTCATCGGGCTACTACAGGGTGTTCCGGCTGAGGTTCGGCTATTTCCTTAAGAGAATGAACGAGAACCACCTCCTCAACCTCGGCCTGAGAAAGGGGCAAGTGGAGAGGCTGATCCAGGCCCGGGAGGATATATACGAGGGCTTCGTCAGGAAAGGATTGCTAACGGCGTTCCCCCCGGGAGTAGGTTACAAAACGCTGACCAGGCTCTTCGCGCTCTCCAGCACCTTCTCCAAGGCCTACTTCGACGGGCGCGTTACGGTGGACGTTAAGAGAATCCTCCGCCTCCCATCAAGCCTCCACTCAAAGGTCGGACTGGTGGCGACCTACATAGGGGCCGACGAGAAGAAGCTGGAGCGCTTCAACCCCTTCAGAGACGCCGTCCCGGAGTTCAGGCGGAGTGAGGTCAAGGAAGCCTACGAGGAATGGGTAGAGGAGCATGGTGAGCCGTGAGGGGCAAGCTTAAAATCACCGCGGCGATGCTGATATGGGGAAGCGTCGGCATATTCGGCCGCTTTTCGGGGCTGTCGGGATTAGGTGTGGCTTTTGCTAGGGTCTCCCTCGGCGCGCTCCTTCTCCTTGCAGTGCTGGCAGGGAAGGGGACACCAGCTTCCATCGCGTACCTCCTGCGAACTCGCTGGAAGCCCCTCCTCGCACTCGGCTCTGCCCTTGCCCTCAACTGGACGTTCCTCTTCACTGCCTTTAACTACACGACGATAGCCAACGCGGTCCTCGTTTACTATGCTGCTCCAATCCTGGCAACGCTGATCTCCTGGCGCTTCCTCTGAGAGAAGATGAGCGCGAAAAGGTGGGGGCTCATCGGGCTGGCCTTCCTAGGGTTGGGACTCATAATGAGCGGCCAGAGAATCGACCTTGGTGACAGGGATTTCGTCGGGATTTTACTCGCCCTGACGGCGGCGTTCTTCTACGCCCTGATACCGAATCTGGGAAGGTTCCTCAGAGAAATCGATGGGAAAACCCTGACATTCCTTCAGCTTGCCGTGGCATCTCTCGTCCTAGCCCCCATCGTGGCCATCTCGGACGTTGGAGAACCTGTCTGGTGGGCGGTTCTGGTTCTCGTGGCCGTTCACACAGTTTTTGCCCTCTACCTCTACATGGACGGGCTAAAGGAGGTGGAGGTTAGCGAGGCGGCCTTGCTGAGCTACCTCGACCCGCTAAGCGCGGTTGTTTACGCCCTTCTTATCTTTGGGGAAGTTCCAGGGATAAAAACGATTGCCGGAGGGACGCTCATACTTCTCGCATCGGCGCTGGACTTGATTTGGGCGAGGGGGTCGTAGCCCGCCTTCTGTATCAAGGGGGCATTCGACTGAGCGGCCTACCACGGGGCTCGCACCGGGAACTCATCGCCCCTCCCTCGGCCTTGCACCCCGCGGGACGGCCGTTTCACCGCATCCCCCGGGATCGTCTGCGGGTTATCTCGGGCACCGTCGCCGGGCCCTTCGCGCGCGTCATTCACATCT
This Thermococcus cleftensis DNA region includes the following protein-coding sequences:
- a CDS encoding class I SAM-dependent rRNA methyltransferase, whose amino-acid sequence is MARVIVDAQAARAIGKGAMIVFKKGVVRTEGNFEPGDVVEVYTRGGKFLGKGFVNPNSNIMVRLVTKDRGTEINKELFRERIRKANEYRKKVLGYDKAYRMVYGEADYLPGLIVDRFNEIASIQISSVGMERFKLDLAEAIMEAEPEIETVFEKNTGRSRRREGLPEIERVLLGKEKYRTVIEEGKAKFIVDMRGQKTGFFLDQRENRIALEKYVKPGMRVLDVFTYTGGFAIHAAVAGADEVVAVDKSPWAINMVKENAKLNGVEDKMKYIVGSAFPVMEEMIKRGEKFDIVILDPPAFVQHEKDLKRGLRAYFNVNYAGLQLVKEGGILVTASCSQHVDMQAFKDMVIAAAAKAGKFLKLLEPYRTQAPDHPILMASKDTEYLKALFLYVEDMK
- a CDS encoding DUF5748 family protein — protein: MHFEVVKEFLEDIGADWIEIDGEIHLEPEVFYEVWKYVGQPELETYTVEDEVVEPGSYDPPEMKYTEMKTMKVKKAYFTTLDGKRIVTDYAELQKIMKERFV
- a CDS encoding tripartite tricarboxylate transporter permease; protein product: MLRELLTGMAGGTLSGISPGIHVNTLAAFLSNAGIRDNLVLFVMGLTHTFLDVVPSAFLGVPDEGTSLAVLPAHRLVLGGRAMEVVRIALWASFLAVMMTIPAMPLYLHLAPLYRPDAGRFLVFLLVVFLVMTEPGLKKLSALLVFFLSGILGMLTFRLGLSQPLYHLFTGLFGVPVILLSALEGRTRQIEAGDGEVHLDKGHFLGFSALGTALGMVASLVPAFTASQAALIGSLLSKDERSFLTVVFSVNTANFLFSFTNFLATGRRRNGIVALMSPLPQEAIIFYLLTALFVSIAVLLYGEFLAGLVMRVIGRIPYRGLNIGVLAFLLVLSLVFDGPLGLLVLLGASMVGLLASALGVKRTNCMGVLMLQIIIG
- a CDS encoding single stranded DNA-binding domain-containing protein, encoding MVRSKKFVMVLSLGLILVFMLLDFIGNDRIESRAFTGLCVRSGAGFSLLTNGERAIGVYASLEVGKVYRITGVPFNTTGGERIRPERIEPAEPDFPLESITGAYWPSRGYYLLTPERIRLAFTLNVSKGELVEVEGLFYGGRFYPVRHRRLGMPKKPLDGVPWLVEGVILYSGRNTILWNGSEEIVVYPPYGLELEPGQRVRVLGVARFYSRLTLLVDSREDVEILGLADRAPVSSAGVGQIVVGNCTVLGTGRSLKLDCADLRLYGFSARVGDSLRVEALRRPSSLLCLNCTVIRPRELLPNSICNFSEGSFARISGNVSWVKVYRNGFGLANVTDGNCWVLLKLRKSLGITLQENETVTAYGFFTTYRGMPAFEIESGDDVCSGNC
- a CDS encoding ATPase domain-containing protein, coding for MITKYTVKRVKSGIPGFDDLIEGGFPSGTTVLVTGPTGSGKTTFGVQFVYKGAELYGEPGVIVTLEERAQDLRREMLAFGWDLEKYEKEGKLAIIDGVSAVVGLPSEEQYVLEGNLNAEDFLRYIYRVVKAIDAKRLVIDSIPSIAFRLRKENEIREVLLQLNTILLEMGVTSILTTEAPEPGRGRISRYGIEEYIARGVILLDFIEKEVELKRYLLIRKMRETKHSMKKYPFEINEEGVVVYPSGEVY
- the priL gene encoding DNA primase large subunit PriL, translated to MLDPFGPEARRLIEDEFDGVEELLAVIPSYVSIEAVLERVMWIKSREIPREVLELEGIRDLFTFYALLGALAFSPYGLEMELVKEASIRLYMERIRKAGRLEGTALPLSTVERDEIPGRDRTILEKTHHTELGPEERKRLKLEYKIHLSKFLELWDGSLREVYIRGGNAYLTRDQAIELWRRSFERNFERAVNLLYEIRDELPDYYLRIYERLGELAREHFKERLEKMGRAEAQPLRFDLFPPCVKIALGGVPAGLRNYAITVLLTSFLSYARLCPNPPRRDVRIRDCVSDLSVLEKEILPVIIEAGNRCKPPLFEDQPHEIKNIWYHLGFGLTDRPSLEDSGNSPWYFPPNCSKIKANAPELCRPDRDCRNVKNPLTYYLRKLYLESRKKGKGESGETDGEKNG
- the priS gene encoding DNA primase catalytic subunit PriS — protein: MAELLREVTREERTLYYRKEWSAEKLPEFIVESLEKREFGFDHTGEGPSDRKNVFLDVRDLEDYIRTTAPYAIYSSVALYNEPAEMEGWLGAELVFDIDAKDLPLRRCNHEHGKVCPICLEDAKELARDTLIVLKEDFGFEKVHVVYSGRGYHIRVLDEWAMKLDGRAREKVLAYVSAAEEVSFDDIGSRRIMLSSGYYRVFRLRFGYFLKRMNENHLLNLGLRKGQVERLIQAREDIYEGFVRKGLLTAFPPGVGYKTLTRLFALSSTFSKAYFDGRVTVDVKRILRLPSSLHSKVGLVATYIGADEKKLERFNPFRDAVPEFRRSEVKEAYEEWVEEHGEP
- a CDS encoding EamA family transporter, which produces MRGKLKITAAMLIWGSVGIFGRFSGLSGLGVAFARVSLGALLLLAVLAGKGTPASIAYLLRTRWKPLLALGSALALNWTFLFTAFNYTTIANAVLVYYAAPILATLISWRFL
- a CDS encoding DMT family transporter, encoding MSAKRWGLIGLAFLGLGLIMSGQRIDLGDRDFVGILLALTAAFFYALIPNLGRFLREIDGKTLTFLQLAVASLVLAPIVAISDVGEPVWWAVLVLVAVHTVFALYLYMDGLKEVEVSEAALLSYLDPLSAVVYALLIFGEVPGIKTIAGGTLILLASALDLIWARGS